One segment of Macrotis lagotis isolate mMagLag1 chromosome 1, bilby.v1.9.chrom.fasta, whole genome shotgun sequence DNA contains the following:
- the RETNLB gene encoding resistin-like beta: MKSALFFLLILIPLPVLMCPDCSLDSIVEKKIQDALSKTDSKSWRPLSCTNVKSHGTLATCPEGFVATSCSCGYGCGSWDIQGSNTCHCQCAGMDWTSARCCNNL; encoded by the exons ATGAAATCTGCCCTCTTTTTCCTGCTCATTCTCATCCCCCTTCCAGTACTGATGTGCCCTGATTGCTCCTTAGACTCAATTGTAGAGAAGAAAATACAGGATGCTCTTTCCAAAACAG ACTCTAAAAGTTGGAGACCCTTGTCTTGCACAAATGTGAAAAGTCATGGAACACTTGCCACTTGCCCTGAAG GATTTGTTGCTACCAGCTGTTCCTGTGGCTATGGCTGTGGCTCTTGGGATATTCAAGGAAGCAACACATGCCATTGTCAGTGCGCTGGCATGGATTGGACCAGTGCTCGATGCTGCAACAATCTCTAA